The genomic window TTCACTCGCCTCGACGATCGAGGCCGCCTCGGGGTCGGCGATCACGATCGCGTCCGGAGAACTCTCGATATAGCCGCGAAGGTCCGGGTGCGACGTATCGTCAGCGGACATGCACGTTGTAGCGAGAGAACGGCAGACACTTAAGAACATTAATTTGATTCGGCGGTTTTGGCTGCAACCCTAAGATCACACAGCTAGATAGTTGCGACCATGGAAATCGGCAAGTGCCCGACCCGACAAAGACTGCCGATCAGGAGGCGAATCATGGCGAGGTGTTCGCCTTCTCGAACGGTTCAGGCCCGCCAGACCGACGATAACCGTCCCCACGCAGCGGCCGATCGGACGCCCTAGCAAGCATTTTACAGCCACCCCACATTTTCCGGGTGTGGACCTGCGCGAACTCGTCCGCGGAACGGTCGACTGGGAGACGCTCGAAGCGATCGCACGGGAACTCGCCGAGCGCTCCGACCGGGACGTCGTCCGGATCGAGTTCATGGAGGCGGACAACTGGCTCTCGACGCCGCTGGTCGTCGACGAAGAGTGGTTCGTGAAGGTGATCACGCCACAGAACGCCCGCGTGCACGGCGTGCTCACCGGTGCGCGGAACCTGGGGATGTTTTCGAGGGGAACGGAGGGCTTCTTCTCGCGGTTCGACGGCCCCGTCGAGATGGGCGAACACGAGATCGAAGCGACCCGGAGGATGCGGGAGATCGGCCTCGACGCCCCGGAGCCACTGGAGGTATTCGAGGCCCAAGGACTCGGGGTCGTCGTCCTCGAATACCTCGACGACTATCGGACGCTCGAGGACCTGGACGTCGAGGCGCTCGATGGCGTCGCTACATCGACCGCCGCAGCCCTCTCGACGATGCACGAGCACGGTCTCGCTCACGGTGACTTTCGGGAGGAGAACGTGCTGGTCGTCGACGAGACGCCCCACTTCATCGACGCGACGCTCGTCGACGAGGCGGGGCTCGCAGACGCCAGAGCGTACGACCTCGCCTGCCTGCTCGCGGTACTGGAGCCACGCATCGGCGCGGCGCGCACCGTCGAGATCGCAGCGGCGTCGTACGACGTAGAGACGGTACTCGACGCGAGCCGGTACCTGGATTTCGTCAACCTCCGACCGGACCACGAGTTCGACGCAGCACTGCTCAAGGGCGAGATCGAGAAAACAGCCGACGCCTGAGCGCCCAGCGAACAGCCGACTTCCTGGCGACTACCCGTCGTGTTGGACGCCACCGGCGAGCGTCTCGTAGCTCGCTCGCCCGCGATCGGAGAGCCGTCGCGGATAGCCCCCGACGGCGAGGACGTAGTCGTCGCCGGAGCCGACGGCCTCGGACACCTGGAGTTCGATCTCGACGGTCTGGCCCATGTTGGAGAGCTCTGCGTCGCCAGTGAACCGGGTGACGTTCGCCTCCTTGCCGAGCAGGCTGACCGTCAGTTCGCTTCGCTGCCGGAGGTTGCCGAACCCGTCGTAGCGGTTCTGGGCCCGGCCAATGATTTCCGCAGGCGACATGTCCTTGATCGGATTGAACGACTGGCCGAGGACATCCACCTTCGGGGTCGCGGCGGCCGTGAACGTCGCCGCTCGCTGATCGCCGAGGCCGACGACCGAGAGGTCGATGCTGCGGTCGTACTCGGCGTAGACGTTGGTGACCTCGACCGACCGACTTTCGCCACCGACTTCGAACGACTTCTCGAAGCTCTGCTTCTTCGTCCGGCGCTGCTCGTAGTCGGTCTCCCGAAGCGCGGCGTCGGAGACGCTTGCCTCCGATGCCGAGAAGCTGAGGTCGTCACCGAGGATGAAGTCCAGACAGCCAGCAGTGGCTGCGATCGCACCCACTGTGCCGGTCGCGAGGAAAGAGCGGCGTGATTGCATTACCCCGGCTACTTGCCCGATCCTTGAATACTCTGTGGGTCACCCGACGAGGCGCCGTTCCGGTCGTCCTGGCTTCGTGGCGCTTTTGCCCGTGCGAGGGGTACGATTGTTCGAATGATCTCCGAGGGCTGCGAGCAGTGTGCCAAGGGCGGGAAGCTCGTCCTCTTCGTCTACGGCTACTGCGACGAGCGCGACTGCTTCTACTGCCCCCTCGGCGAGAACCGGAAGAACGTCACCGACGTCTACGCCAACGAGCGGAAAGTCGAATCCGACGAGGACGTCCTCGAAGAGGCCCACCGGATGGACGCGCTAGGCTCCTCGATCACCGGGGGCGAACCCCAGGAAGCCCTCGGGCGGACCTGTCATTACCTGGAACTGCTCAAGGACGAGTTCGGCGAAGAGCACCACACCCACCTCTATACCGGCATCACCGGCGGCCGCGAGAACATGCGCCGCCTGAGCGAGGCCGGTCTCGACGAGATTCGCTTCCACCCGCCGCTCGAGCAGTGGGGCGACCTCCACGGGACCGAGTGGGAGGACATCCTCTACATCGCCCGCGAAGAGGGTCTCACGCCCGCCTTCGAGATTCCGGGCATCCGTGCGGAGGAGGAGTTCCTCGAGTTCCTCGACGAGGGCGCAGCGGACTTCTGTAACGTCAACGAGTTCGAGATGTCCGACGGGAACTTCCGCCGGATGCAGGAGGAAGGGTTCGAGCGCAAGGAAGACCACATGAGCGCCGTCGCCGACACCCGCGACGAAATCCTCGATGTGATGGGCGACCACGAACGGGTGTACTTCTGCACCTCCGTGTTCAAGGACGCGGCCCAGCACCGCCGCCGCCTGAAGCGAATGGCGCGCAACGTCCGGCGCCCCTTCGACGACGTGACCGACGACGGCACGCTGGTCTACGGGAAGACGTGGGCAGATCCCGAACGGTTCGAGGCGCTCGGCGTTCCCGAGGAGTTCTACACGGTCAAGTCCGACCACGTCGAGGTCGCCTGGTGGCTCCTCGAAGAGATGGTCGCGGACGGCGACCTCGAACGCGGGGAAATCGTCGAACAGTACCCGAACTACGACGGCCACGTCGTCGAGCGGACGCCAGTGGCGTAGGGACGCTGTCGATCCTGGTTGCGGTTTTTCGTACAGCGCTTCGCACCCCGTAGCTCTTCACACCACTTGGGCCGGGCCACTCGCCCGCCTCGAGGGGCGCGCGAAGTGTGCAACGACTGTTTGAGTTATCGGCACGGGCTTTATCACGGCTACCGTCGGTCAGACCGAGCATGTCGACCAGCAATGCCGGGACGATCCTCCTCGTCGCAGTCGTCCTCGGCGTCGCCGTCGGGCTCGGCGGTGCGGTGGTCCTGACCGACGCCGGCGACAGCGACGGTGCACCGAGCAGCACCGACCCGTTCGAGGACGGCTCGGTCGGGTCGGTCGAAACGTTCGACTCCGCCGCGGAGTACCGGGAGTACATCCAGCGTGGTTCCTCTCAGTCTGTCCACAACTTCTGGGGCGGGCCGCTCGTACTGACCGACGTCGCCGTCGAAAGGGACGACGCCGGCGGCGATGGAGGCATGGAGACCGCACCGACCGGCGACAGCAGTGCAGAGTCCGGAACGGACGGCGGCGGCTCCACCGACGATCGCCGGACGTCAGGGACGAACGTCCAGGTCCAGGGGATCGACGAGCCGGACATCGTCAAGACCGACGGAGAGTGGGTCTACTACGCCGGCTCGAACGGACGCTACTGGGAACAATCGGAGCGAACGCAGGTGCTCAACGCCAGCGACACTGCCCATCCCGCCCGTTCGGGTGCCATTCCGGCTGGCGGTCAGCTTCTCCGGTCCGGGGACACGCTGGTCGCTATCGAGTCGGACACGCTCTACGGCATCGACGTGAGCGACCCGGAGGATCCGGAAGAGCAGTGGCGGGTGCCGCTGAACCACTCCGTGCAGACGGCCCGCCTCGCCAATGGCTCCGTCTACCTCGTCCTCAGCGACCAGCCGACGGCGGACGGTCCCTGCCCGATCGAGCCACTCGGAGACGGCCGCGCCTCCATCCCCTGCACCGAGGTGTACCACCCCGGCGGCGGGGCTGGCGGCGACACGACCTACACCGCGCTCTCGCTCGACCCCGAGAGCGGCGACGTGCAGGATCGGGTCAGCTTCGTCGGCAGCGCGCAGAACACCGTCGTCTACGTCTCGCAGGGCTCGATCTACCTGACGTTCGAGGACTCGCCGACCCGCTCCGAGACGCGGCTCGCCTTCTTCCAGGGTCCCGGGAGCGAGCACCTCGACCAGCAGGCGAAGGATCGCCTCGAAGAGATCGCGAGCTACGACCTCTCGCCGCAGGCTGCCAGCATCGAGATCGAGACGACGATCCAGCGCCGGATCCAGCGCCTGCCCGAGGACGAACGCGAGCAGGCGATGCGCGAGATCGAAGAGGACTACCAGACCTACGTCTCCGAACACAAGCGCGAACTCGTCCGGACGGGCATCGTCCGGGTCGGCATCGACGACAGTTCGCTCGCCGTCGAGGAGACTGGCGAGGTTCCCGGACGGGTCCACGGCCAGTTCTCGCTCTCCGAGCGGAACGGCTACCTCCACGTCGCGACCTCCGTCACGCCGATGGGCGGCCAGTGGGAGAACGACCTCTACACGCTCGACTCCAGCCTCGAGATCGAGGACTCCGTGACTGGCATGGGCACCGACCAGCGGATCTACTCCGTCCGGTACGTCGACGATCGCGCGTACCTCGTCACGTTCCGGCAGGTGGATCCACTCCACGTGATCGACATCTCCGACCCGACCGACCTCGAACTCCAGGGCGAGCTACAGCTCCCTGGCTACTCCGACTACCTCCACCCGATCGGTGACGACCAGCTACTCGGGATCGGCGAGGAGGACGGCCAGGTCAAGGCGACGCTGTTCGACGTCGGCGACCCCAACGATCCGGTCGTCGCGGACGATATCCACTTCGAGGATTACGGGACCGCGATCTCCCAGACCCATCACGCGTTCCTGATCGACCAGCGCCACGGCGTGTTCTTCCTGCCCGGTAGCCAGGGCGGCCACGTGGTGAACTACGAGAACGGATCGCTGGATCGGGTCACGACGGTCGAGACCGACGGTCCCGCGCTGCGCGCCCGGTACATCGGTGACCACCTCTACGTGTTCGGCACGGAGGAGGTCGTCGTCGTGAACGAGAACACCTGGGAGGAAACCGAGCGGATCGATCTGGGCTGAATGTTCGACTGACGTCGAATATGTTTACTTCCACCGCCCTCCACTAAACCGTTTAACCGGTGCCTGTATTCTTCATCATATGGCAGGCAGTTGCGAGAGTTTTGTAGATTCGGTCCTCGAAGATAGGCACACCGCAGTGCTGAACCGGTACCTTCAAATGCTGGATAATGCTGACGACGAAAAAGTCGAAATTCCGAAAAGCGAACTACCTGCATTACCCTGCGAATTCGAAGAACACTATCCGGCCAATGGAATGCAGAGAGATGGAGCCGAAGCTTCGTACCGTGATCAACGGAAGACGGACAGCGTTCACATCATCGAATACCCAGATCACTGGACAGTTCACATCGATGACCACAACCCGAAGCACAATGATCAGAAAATCCCACACCTTGTCAATGACGCGCCAGGAGCCCTATTGCTTGCAGCCGTTGTAATCGGTGTTTTTCTACACCATAATACCTGAGCTATTCAGAAACTGTTGTTTCTCGATTTATGTGAACAATATTGATGGATTGGCTCCTCAGTTCCCTTCAATCGCGTCAATGACACAAGCAGCGGCAACCACCGCGTCCCGCGGCACGTCCGTGGCGTCGTCGATGCTGACCTCGTAGGTGTCCTTCAGGCTCAACTGGCCCTCGATGTCGCCGACGTGATCGTCGTCGACGTCGGTGATCTCGTACTTGTGGGGCAGGAACGTGCCGTACGGGACGAACCGGCGAACCAGTTCCGAGACGACGCTCTGGAGTTCGATGGTCGCGACGAGCGCCTCGTTCTGTGGATGCCGGATCTTCCAGACGTCGTTGAGGAACGACCAGTTGTTGTCGAGGACGACGATGGGTTCGCCGGTCTCGGCGTCGGTGAGCGTGTAGTCGCCCGCGACGTCGAGGATCCCGCCGGCCGTGACGGTGAAGAGTTCGTCTCCGTTTGCGTCGACGAACGGGAACTCCTCCTTCATCTTGAACATCTTCTGTTTGCCCTTGAACACGAGATCGCCGTTCGAGTCGTAGGCCTCGTACTTGTTCCGGACCAGCGACTGGACGATCTCGTACTCGTCGTCGTCGAGATCGACACCCGATATCTCGTCGATGTCGTCGGTGACTGCGCTCATTCCATTCGATACGTTTGTCGGAGTAATATAAAAACTGGCGCTCTGGAGGCGTCGATTTCGAGGATTTCGTCCAAGATCGGTTCCGATGGCGGAGGGATGCAATCTGACTCGGCGATTCCCGATCAGGGTAGCGGTGGGGCGTAGGCGCGGGCCTCTCGGTGGGATCCATTCGATGGCTAGTCCAGTCGGCCGTAGGGCTCAGCGGGGGTGTGGCCGGGCGCTAGCGAGTGTCAGCCGAGAGAGCCCCCGGACCGATTCCCAGCAGTAGCTGCTGTCGTCGCGATCCAATCGCGGTGCGAGCAGACCCCGTCGCAAGCGAGTTCGCCGGTAGTGAATTCCGGCACGTGACCGCGGCGGCGAAGCCGCAAGCGTTTACACTGCCGCCACGCCAAGATGCCCTATGGCCAACTGTCCGCTGGCGGACGAGTGTCCCAGCTTCTCGGAGCGTATCGAGGGCATGGGATGCACTCACTACGGGGACCGGGGTGGCAAGGAGTGGTGCAACCACTACAGCCAGCCCATCGACGACCTGAAGACCCAGCCCGTAAAGCAGGGTGAGGAAGTCGTCGTCGACGTCGAGGACATCCACGAGAGCGGCGCTGGCGTCGGGCGGACCGACGACGGCTTCGTCGTCCTCGTCGACGGCGTGTTGCCCGACGCACGCGCGAAAGTCGAGATCACGAAGGTCCACTCGAATCACGCGAAGGCCGACGAACTGGAACGGCTCCCGATGGAACCCGACGAGGAGGAAACCGCCGAGGACGCAGAAGCGACGGACGAAGCCGAGGACGCGGAGGACGAGGACGAGCGACGGCCACACCTCGGCAGCCGTGAAGACTTCTGGGGCAGCTAACCACCGCCTCGTTCCGGGTAGCATCGCCATGACTACCGACGACCAGAGACGATGACTGACAGTGATCGAGGAGACGGATCGACCGTAGCGTCGGTCGGAGCAGTCGCCGATTCGGAAGCGGCCGACATTCTCGCAGACGCCGGCTTCGACGCCGAGGCGAGCGTCTTGACCCCACGACAGGCAGAGGTGCTGGCACTCCGGGAACGGGGCCTCGCTCAGAACGAGATCGCCGAGCGACTCGGAACCTCGCGGGCGAACGTCTCGAGCGTCGAATCGAGCGCTCGTCGAAACGTCGAGAAGGCACGGGCGACCGTCGCCGTCGCCGAAGCGCTCCAGGCACCGGTCCGGTTGCAGTTCGAGCCCGGTACCGACGTCTACGAGATCCCTGATCGGGTATACGCCGCCTGTGACGACGCTGGCGTCAAGGTCGACGCCGCGACACCGGAGCTCATTTCGATCGTCACCGAGGCGGCAGGCGGGGCGTTCGAAGGACGCAGACTCGTCGATCCGGTGACGATCGCAGTGACTGCCGAGGGCGAGATCCGGGTTCGGACCGCGTAGCAGGCGCTGGCGTTAGAAAATGCCCCACTGCTCGCGGAGGTCCTGGTAGCAGGACTCGTACTGTTCGAGCACCGTCGACTCGTCGAACGACGCGAAGGACTCGTCGATCGCTAGCCGTTCGAGGCCGCCGGCGTCCCGGATCGCCTGCGCGGTCTCGCGAGGATTCGTCGTCCGGAATCCGCGATCGCGGCCCTCGACGAGTTCATGCGCGCTCGAATCGGCATGATACTCGACGATCCCGACGCAGCCACAGGCAAGCGCCCAGCAGAGTTCTGTCGCGAAGACGCACCGGCGAGCCGTCTGCACGAAGGCGTGAGCGCCCCTGTAGATCGAG from Salinarchaeum sp. Harcht-Bsk1 includes these protein-coding regions:
- a CDS encoding RIO1 family regulatory kinase/ATPase, coding for MDLRELVRGTVDWETLEAIARELAERSDRDVVRIEFMEADNWLSTPLVVDEEWFVKVITPQNARVHGVLTGARNLGMFSRGTEGFFSRFDGPVEMGEHEIEATRRMREIGLDAPEPLEVFEAQGLGVVVLEYLDDYRTLEDLDVEALDGVATSTAAALSTMHEHGLAHGDFREENVLVVDETPHFIDATLVDEAGLADARAYDLACLLAVLEPRIGAARTVEIAAASYDVETVLDASRYLDFVNLRPDHEFDAALLKGEIEKTADA
- a CDS encoding DUF6517 family protein, which gives rise to MQSRRSFLATGTVGAIAATAGCLDFILGDDLSFSASEASVSDAALRETDYEQRRTKKQSFEKSFEVGGESRSVEVTNVYAEYDRSIDLSVVGLGDQRAATFTAAATPKVDVLGQSFNPIKDMSPAEIIGRAQNRYDGFGNLRQRSELTVSLLGKEANVTRFTGDAELSNMGQTVEIELQVSEAVGSGDDYVLAVGGYPRRLSDRGRASYETLAGGVQHDG
- a CDS encoding radical SAM protein, producing the protein MISEGCEQCAKGGKLVLFVYGYCDERDCFYCPLGENRKNVTDVYANERKVESDEDVLEEAHRMDALGSSITGGEPQEALGRTCHYLELLKDEFGEEHHTHLYTGITGGRENMRRLSEAGLDEIRFHPPLEQWGDLHGTEWEDILYIAREEGLTPAFEIPGIRAEEEFLEFLDEGAADFCNVNEFEMSDGNFRRMQEEGFERKEDHMSAVADTRDEILDVMGDHERVYFCTSVFKDAAQHRRRLKRMARNVRRPFDDVTDDGTLVYGKTWADPERFEALGVPEEFYTVKSDHVEVAWWLLEEMVADGDLERGEIVEQYPNYDGHVVERTPVA
- a CDS encoding beta-propeller domain-containing protein; translated protein: MSTSNAGTILLVAVVLGVAVGLGGAVVLTDAGDSDGAPSSTDPFEDGSVGSVETFDSAAEYREYIQRGSSQSVHNFWGGPLVLTDVAVERDDAGGDGGMETAPTGDSSAESGTDGGGSTDDRRTSGTNVQVQGIDEPDIVKTDGEWVYYAGSNGRYWEQSERTQVLNASDTAHPARSGAIPAGGQLLRSGDTLVAIESDTLYGIDVSDPEDPEEQWRVPLNHSVQTARLANGSVYLVLSDQPTADGPCPIEPLGDGRASIPCTEVYHPGGGAGGDTTYTALSLDPESGDVQDRVSFVGSAQNTVVYVSQGSIYLTFEDSPTRSETRLAFFQGPGSEHLDQQAKDRLEEIASYDLSPQAASIEIETTIQRRIQRLPEDEREQAMREIEEDYQTYVSEHKRELVRTGIVRVGIDDSSLAVEETGEVPGRVHGQFSLSERNGYLHVATSVTPMGGQWENDLYTLDSSLEIEDSVTGMGTDQRIYSVRYVDDRAYLVTFRQVDPLHVIDISDPTDLELQGELQLPGYSDYLHPIGDDQLLGIGEEDGQVKATLFDVGDPNDPVVADDIHFEDYGTAISQTHHAFLIDQRHGVFFLPGSQGGHVVNYENGSLDRVTTVETDGPALRARYIGDHLYVFGTEEVVVVNENTWEETERIDLG
- a CDS encoding LURP-one-related/scramblase family protein codes for the protein MSAVTDDIDEISGVDLDDDEYEIVQSLVRNKYEAYDSNGDLVFKGKQKMFKMKEEFPFVDANGDELFTVTAGGILDVAGDYTLTDAETGEPIVVLDNNWSFLNDVWKIRHPQNEALVATIELQSVVSELVRRFVPYGTFLPHKYEITDVDDDHVGDIEGQLSLKDTYEVSIDDATDVPRDAVVAAACVIDAIEGN
- a CDS encoding TRAM domain-containing protein — its product is MANCPLADECPSFSERIEGMGCTHYGDRGGKEWCNHYSQPIDDLKTQPVKQGEEVVVDVEDIHESGAGVGRTDDGFVVLVDGVLPDARAKVEITKVHSNHAKADELERLPMEPDEEETAEDAEATDEAEDAEDEDERRPHLGSREDFWGS
- a CDS encoding Tfx family DNA-binding protein, producing the protein MTDSDRGDGSTVASVGAVADSEAADILADAGFDAEASVLTPRQAEVLALRERGLAQNEIAERLGTSRANVSSVESSARRNVEKARATVAVAEALQAPVRLQFEPGTDVYEIPDRVYAACDDAGVKVDAATPELISIVTEAAGGAFEGRRLVDPVTIAVTAEGEIRVRTA